One Vibrio sp. 16 genomic window carries:
- the nusA gene encoding transcription termination factor NusA, with the protein MSKEILAVVEAVSNEKAVPRERIFEALEIALATSTKKKHEIEIDVRVEIDRKTGEFETFRRWLVVEEVENPTKEISLEAAQYEDAEIQLGDFVEDDIESVTFDRITTQTAKQVIVQKVREAERAQIVEQFIDNEGELVTGVVKKVNRETVVLDLGNNAEAVILRDDQLPRENFRPGDRVRGLLYKVAPEARGFQLFITRSKPEMLAELFRVEVPEIAEEIIELKGAARDPGSRAKIAVKTNDKRIDPVGACVGMRGARVQAVSGELGGERIDIVLWDDNPAQFVINAMAPADVASIIVDEDAHSMDIAVEADNLAQAIGRNGQNVRLASQLTGWELNVMTVADLQKKHAEESQAAIDAFMKHLDIEEDFAQLLVEEGFSTLEEVAYVPVNELLEVDGLDEDLVEELRNRAKNALTTLALAQEESFEGVEPAEDLLGLEGLEREMAFKLAAKGVATLEDLADQGIDDLEGIEGLTEERAGELIMAARNICWFGEDA; encoded by the coding sequence ATGAGTAAAGAAATTTTAGCGGTAGTAGAAGCGGTATCGAACGAAAAAGCCGTACCTCGTGAACGTATCTTTGAAGCCCTAGAAATTGCTCTTGCGACATCTACAAAAAAGAAGCACGAAATCGAGATCGATGTACGTGTTGAAATCGACCGTAAAACGGGTGAGTTCGAAACGTTCCGCCGTTGGTTGGTAGTAGAAGAAGTTGAGAACCCAACAAAGGAAATCTCACTGGAAGCTGCTCAATACGAAGATGCAGAAATCCAATTGGGTGACTTTGTTGAAGATGATATCGAGTCAGTGACATTTGACCGCATCACAACTCAAACGGCTAAGCAAGTAATCGTACAAAAAGTACGTGAAGCAGAGCGCGCACAAATCGTAGAGCAGTTCATCGACAATGAAGGTGAGCTAGTGACAGGCGTGGTTAAGAAAGTAAACCGTGAGACGGTTGTTCTTGATCTAGGCAACAACGCTGAAGCGGTTATCCTACGTGACGACCAACTTCCTCGCGAAAACTTCCGTCCAGGCGACCGTGTTCGCGGTCTTCTTTACAAAGTAGCGCCAGAAGCACGTGGTTTCCAGCTGTTCATCACTCGCTCTAAGCCAGAGATGCTTGCAGAACTATTCCGTGTTGAAGTTCCAGAAATTGCTGAAGAAATCATCGAACTTAAGGGCGCGGCACGTGATCCTGGTTCTCGTGCGAAAATCGCAGTTAAAACGAATGACAAGCGTATCGACCCTGTTGGTGCGTGTGTTGGTATGCGTGGTGCACGTGTACAAGCGGTTTCTGGCGAACTCGGCGGTGAGCGTATTGATATCGTGCTTTGGGATGATAACCCAGCGCAATTTGTTATCAATGCAATGGCGCCTGCGGATGTGGCTTCTATCATCGTTGATGAAGACGCGCACTCAATGGACATCGCAGTTGAAGCGGACAACCTAGCGCAAGCTATCGGTCGTAACGGCCAAAACGTACGTTTGGCCTCTCAACTAACTGGTTGGGAACTAAACGTAATGACAGTTGCGGATCTTCAGAAGAAACACGCTGAAGAATCTCAAGCTGCAATTGATGCTTTCATGAAGCACCTAGACATCGAAGAAGACTTTGCTCAACTGCTCGTTGAAGAAGGCTTCTCTACTCTAGAAGAAGTAGCTTATGTTCCTGTCAATGAGCTACTAGAAGTTGACGGTCTTGATGAAGACCTAGTCGAAGAACTACGTAATCGTGCGAAGAATGCTCTAACGACTCTAGCTCTTGCTCAAGAAGAATCTTTCGAAGGTGTTGAGCCTGCAGAAGATCTACTTGGTCTAGAAGGCCTAGAGCGTGAAATGGCATTTAAACTGGCTGCTAAAGGTGTTGCAACACTAGAAGATCTAGCAGACCAAGGTATCGATGACCTAGAAGGTATCGAAGGCCTAACTGAAGAACGTGCGGGTGAGCTAATCATGGCTGCTCGTAACATCTGTTGGTTCGGCGAAGACGCATAA
- the rimP gene encoding ribosome maturation factor RimP: MTGLERQLTEMLEAPVAASGYELVGLEFIRAGEHSTLRIFIDHENGINVEDCAEVSRQVSAVMDVEDPITVAYNLEVSSPGLERPLFKAAHYEQFIGHEVSIVLKMAVGNRRKWKGVIHSVDGETISVTVDGNEEEFALSNISKANLIPKF; encoded by the coding sequence ATGACTGGTTTAGAAAGACAACTTACTGAAATGCTTGAAGCTCCAGTAGCGGCATCAGGTTATGAGTTAGTTGGATTAGAATTTATTCGCGCAGGCGAGCATTCAACGTTGCGAATCTTCATCGATCACGAGAACGGCATTAACGTCGAAGATTGTGCTGAAGTGAGTCGTCAAGTTAGTGCAGTTATGGACGTTGAAGATCCAATCACGGTGGCTTACAACCTTGAAGTGTCTTCTCCCGGTTTAGAAAGACCACTTTTCAAAGCAGCTCACTATGAACAATTTATTGGTCACGAGGTCAGCATCGTTTTGAAAATGGCTGTTGGCAACCGTCGTAAGTGGAAGGGTGTAATCCATTCTGTCGATGGTGAGACAATCTCCGTTACTGTTGATGGTAACGAAGAAGAGTTTGCGCTTAGCAACATCTCAAAAGCTAACCTCATCCCTAAATTTTAA
- a CDS encoding GNAT family N-acetyltransferase, with product MLIRTEAPADILAVDRLLKSAFDTEAEANLVMKLRENGRRSLSLVASTDEGEVVGYLLFSPVTLNGEDFNWQGLAPLAVKEEFRGQGIAAQLVKEGFASLFELGYPACVVLGDPAYYSRFGFVSAEQHNMHCKWEVPAGAFQVKTLAEDEFSGRSGLVEYSSEFDTL from the coding sequence ATGCTTATTCGAACTGAAGCACCGGCTGACATCTTAGCCGTAGACCGATTATTAAAATCTGCATTCGATACCGAAGCAGAAGCAAACCTAGTGATGAAGCTCCGTGAGAACGGTCGCCGTTCGTTATCTCTTGTAGCGTCAACAGATGAAGGAGAAGTGGTCGGTTACCTATTGTTTAGCCCTGTCACTTTAAATGGTGAGGATTTTAACTGGCAAGGTTTGGCACCTTTAGCGGTAAAAGAAGAGTTCCGAGGCCAAGGCATTGCGGCACAGCTTGTTAAAGAAGGTTTCGCCTCTCTATTTGAACTCGGCTACCCTGCTTGCGTCGTACTTGGTGATCCAGCTTATTACTCCCGTTTTGGCTTTGTCTCGGCAGAGCAGCATAATATGCACTGTAAGTGGGAAGTGCCTGCTGGTGCATTTCAGGTAAAAACGCTTGCCGAGGATGAGTTTTCTGGACGAAGCGGTCTAGTTGAGTACAGCTCAGAGTTCGATACTCTCTAG
- a CDS encoding U32 family peptidase produces MKYALGPLLYFWPKQDVEDFYQQATSSSADIIYLGESVCSKRREMKPAHWFDIAKELSSAGKQVVLSTMALLEAPSEVNIMKKYIDNGDFAIEANDVSAIQLASQSKVPFVVGPAVNTYNAHTLNLFLKQGMMRWCMPVELSREWLNNVLNQCDELGIRNQFEVEVFSHGYLPLAYSARCFTARAENKAKDDCETCCIKYPTGIQVSSQEGQEVFNLNGIQTQSGYCYNLINDLPNMKGLVDVVRLSPLGLSTFSDLNNFRANETGQNPMPIQSRQCNGYWHQLAGLEVKTL; encoded by the coding sequence ATGAAGTATGCACTAGGCCCATTGCTGTATTTCTGGCCTAAACAAGATGTAGAAGATTTTTATCAACAAGCAACGTCAAGCTCGGCTGATATTATCTATCTAGGCGAAAGCGTCTGCTCGAAACGCAGAGAAATGAAACCTGCGCATTGGTTTGATATCGCTAAAGAGCTAAGTTCTGCGGGTAAACAAGTGGTTCTCTCCACCATGGCATTGCTTGAAGCCCCTAGCGAAGTCAACATCATGAAAAAGTACATCGACAATGGTGATTTTGCTATCGAAGCTAACGATGTCTCGGCGATTCAACTTGCCTCACAGAGCAAAGTCCCTTTTGTGGTTGGCCCTGCTGTGAATACTTACAACGCACACACTCTCAATCTATTTCTCAAGCAAGGTATGATGCGTTGGTGTATGCCCGTTGAGTTATCACGTGAATGGTTAAACAATGTGTTGAATCAATGTGATGAGCTTGGTATTCGTAATCAATTTGAAGTGGAAGTCTTTAGTCATGGCTACTTACCACTCGCTTATTCCGCCCGCTGTTTCACCGCTCGAGCAGAAAACAAAGCCAAAGATGATTGCGAGACTTGCTGCATCAAATATCCAACGGGTATTCAGGTCAGTAGCCAAGAAGGCCAAGAGGTGTTTAATCTCAATGGCATCCAAACCCAATCAGGCTATTGCTATAACCTAATCAATGATCTGCCGAATATGAAAGGTTTGGTTGATGTGGTTCGCTTAAGCCCACTCGGGCTGAGTACTTTCTCGGATCTGAATAATTTCCGAGCCAATGAAACTGGGCAAAACCCAATGCCGATTCAAAGCAGACAATGCAATGGCTATTGGCACCAACTTGCTGGATTAGAGGTAAAAACGCTCTAA
- the secG gene encoding preprotein translocase subunit SecG — MFTVLLVIYLLAAVGVIGLVLIQQGKGADMGASFGAGASNTVFGASGSGNFLTRMTAIFATVFFILSLVLGNMSTHKTESQWVDPTQGQIIQQADDASEIPAPQGDEIPQ; from the coding sequence ATGTTTACAGTTCTACTTGTGATTTACCTGTTGGCAGCGGTTGGTGTAATCGGCCTAGTGTTGATTCAACAAGGTAAAGGCGCAGATATGGGAGCCTCATTCGGTGCAGGCGCATCAAACACAGTGTTTGGCGCAAGCGGCTCAGGTAATTTCCTAACCCGAATGACTGCAATTTTTGCAACAGTATTTTTCATCCTTAGCTTGGTACTTGGTAATATGTCTACACATAAGACTGAGTCACAATGGGTTGACCCGACACAAGGTCAAATCATTCAACAAGCTGACGATGCGAGTGAAATTCCCGCTCCACAGGGCGATGAAATTCCTCAATAA
- a CDS encoding EAL domain-containing protein — protein sequence MLSQQLQHWFTKITDNSPFFFAILDNQHNYALVNGRYCDIAGLSPQELVGMNDSQILGEQFYELLRPYYERTFSGEALEAEITLGGNDLETSLHFSLSPIKAENGVEHVIFHAIDTSEKHILIRSLEESEGKFSTLTSLLPDGLLLVEDDCIISANPAAIRLLGFESTSNLLGETFSRLFVDEKTKTVFSDNLSSTLGEAPLMCLTGPRCGFERRVQLNADSTTLLGSNSQLVLIQDAEAAPKLLSNAGQEDAHIDSLTGLYNRFGFTKRLEQLIQNDTPLIMLYLDIDNFKNINDSLGHHIGDKVIKEVSSRLKRLLPQQAVLGHLGGDEFGLILPEPENNRMAEMLSERIISLINQPFDLHHFSKRLACSIGSVAYPGDGNDARILLQNADTAMYEAKDRGRNRLIKFNDQMNKEARMRLWLEIELQKALQQNGLEVWYQPKVNARDFSINGAEALIRWKHPVEGYISPAAFIPVAERAGLIEHLGRVVMRDVFSTVKRWKLQGILPGRVAINLSPEQFGNPKLIDYMEKLLRTTELDPNCITFELTESAVMSDSDHTLQMLNAIKKLGFSLSIDDFGTGYSSLSYLARFPLDELKIDRAFITDIDTLPKQVTVIENIINLGKSLNLTVVAEGVETQQQATLLSNLNCNSIQGFHFHRPQPKQEVEELFAQNRRHKN from the coding sequence ATGCTATCGCAACAACTTCAGCATTGGTTCACGAAAATTACGGATAACAGTCCGTTTTTTTTCGCCATTTTAGATAACCAGCATAACTATGCTTTGGTTAACGGACGCTATTGTGATATCGCAGGCCTCAGCCCTCAAGAACTGGTAGGAATGAACGACTCGCAAATCTTAGGCGAGCAGTTTTACGAACTCCTCAGACCGTACTACGAAAGAACATTCAGTGGCGAAGCGCTGGAAGCTGAAATTACCCTCGGCGGAAATGATTTAGAAACCAGCCTGCACTTTAGTCTCTCCCCAATTAAAGCTGAAAACGGTGTTGAACATGTTATTTTTCACGCCATCGATACATCAGAAAAACACATTCTGATTCGTTCACTTGAGGAGTCTGAAGGCAAGTTTTCGACGCTGACCTCCCTACTTCCTGATGGTTTGTTGCTTGTTGAAGACGACTGCATTATTTCCGCCAACCCAGCAGCCATTCGCCTGTTAGGCTTTGAATCTACAAGTAATTTGCTTGGAGAGACGTTTTCAAGGCTATTTGTTGACGAAAAAACCAAAACCGTTTTTTCTGACAACCTTAGTTCGACTCTCGGTGAAGCTCCATTAATGTGCTTGACGGGGCCACGATGTGGTTTCGAGCGTCGAGTCCAGCTCAATGCAGACTCCACCACACTTCTAGGTAGCAATTCGCAACTGGTATTAATTCAAGATGCCGAGGCCGCGCCCAAGCTGTTATCAAACGCGGGGCAAGAAGACGCACACATTGACTCTTTAACAGGGCTATATAACCGTTTTGGCTTTACCAAGCGACTGGAGCAATTGATTCAAAACGATACCCCGTTAATCATGCTCTACTTGGACATTGATAACTTTAAGAATATTAACGACTCTTTGGGTCATCATATTGGCGACAAAGTGATCAAAGAAGTCTCTTCTCGTCTTAAGCGCCTTTTGCCCCAGCAAGCGGTTTTAGGGCATTTAGGAGGCGACGAGTTCGGCTTGATTCTTCCTGAGCCAGAAAACAATCGTATGGCAGAAATGCTGTCAGAGCGCATCATTTCATTGATAAATCAACCGTTTGATCTCCACCACTTTAGTAAACGCCTCGCTTGCTCTATCGGTAGTGTGGCGTACCCTGGTGATGGCAACGATGCTCGAATTCTGTTGCAAAATGCAGATACGGCGATGTACGAAGCCAAAGATCGTGGTCGCAACCGACTGATCAAATTCAATGACCAAATGAACAAAGAAGCACGCATGCGCCTTTGGCTGGAAATAGAGCTACAAAAAGCGTTGCAGCAGAACGGTTTGGAAGTTTGGTATCAACCTAAAGTCAATGCACGGGACTTCAGCATTAACGGCGCAGAAGCTCTAATTCGCTGGAAGCACCCAGTGGAAGGCTACATTAGCCCAGCGGCGTTTATTCCTGTGGCAGAGCGCGCTGGCCTGATCGAACACTTAGGGCGTGTCGTCATGCGTGACGTGTTCAGTACCGTGAAACGTTGGAAACTCCAAGGTATTCTACCAGGCCGTGTGGCAATTAACCTTTCTCCGGAGCAATTTGGTAACCCGAAATTGATCGACTACATGGAAAAGCTGCTGCGAACGACAGAGCTAGATCCAAATTGCATTACCTTCGAGCTCACCGAAAGTGCCGTGATGAGTGACAGTGACCATACACTACAAATGCTCAATGCCATCAAAAAACTCGGTTTTTCTCTGTCGATTGATGACTTTGGAACGGGTTACTCGTCTCTCTCTTATTTGGCACGTTTCCCACTTGATGAGCTCAAAATAGACCGCGCCTTTATCACCGATATTGATACCTTACCGAAGCAAGTCACCGTTATCGAAAACATCATTAACCTCGGTAAGTCACTCAATTTAACCGTGGTTGCTGAAGGGGTAGAGACTCAACAGCAAGCGACGTTGTTATCCAATTTGAACTGTAACTCAATTCAAGGCTTCCATTTCCATCGACCGCAACCGAAACAAGAAGTAGAAGAGCTATTTGCTCAAAATCGTCGCCACAAAAACTAA
- the ubiT gene encoding ubiquinone anaerobic biosynthesis accessory factor UbiT gives MINKIRTQLVQNAASILRSPVHLLPQSVQKKALLEGLKTVFKEALEDGDFEFLEDKWLKVEVKDMQLSWYISYENERLVVADKPVQEDVAFCGNLNDLVLIAGRKEDPDTLFFQRRLSIEGDTELGLEVKNLMDSVDLESLPKPLQSLLNQLADFVQKGLQSPSTQSEVVNAYSN, from the coding sequence GTGATTAACAAGATTCGCACCCAACTAGTTCAAAACGCCGCATCAATTTTGCGATCTCCAGTCCACTTATTGCCGCAATCTGTACAAAAAAAAGCCTTATTAGAAGGGCTTAAAACTGTTTTCAAAGAAGCATTGGAAGATGGCGACTTCGAGTTTCTAGAAGATAAGTGGTTGAAAGTCGAAGTGAAGGATATGCAGTTAAGCTGGTATATCAGCTATGAGAATGAACGCCTTGTTGTGGCTGATAAGCCAGTCCAAGAGGACGTTGCGTTTTGCGGTAATCTGAACGACTTGGTGTTAATCGCAGGTCGCAAAGAAGATCCGGATACCCTGTTTTTCCAGCGTCGTTTGTCAATTGAAGGCGATACTGAGTTGGGTTTAGAAGTAAAGAACCTGATGGACAGTGTCGATTTAGAATCTTTACCAAAACCGTTACAAAGTTTACTAAATCAACTAGCCGACTTTGTGCAGAAAGGCTTACAATCGCCGTCGACACAAAGTGAGGTAGTAAATGCTTATTCGAACTGA
- the ubiU gene encoding ubiquinone anaerobic biosynthesis protein UbiU codes for MELLCPAGNLPALKTAIDCGADAVYIGFKDDTNARHFAGLNFTGKKLEKAVQYVHDHNKKIHVALNTFAHPDGFERWTDAVDRAADNGVDALIVADIAVLDYAARKHPDLELHLSVQASATNIAAIDFYKSNFNVKRVVLPRVLSIHQVKQLSRNMTSDVELEVFAFGSLCIMSEGRCYLSSYMTGESPNTVGACSPAKYVRWQETAQGLESRLNDILIDRYSEGENAGYPTLCKGRFTADLEEQTKAYHALEEPTSLNTLSMLPDLFAANVASVKIEGRQRSPAYVEQVTRTWRAAIDRYLAHPESYQVEAAWNATLANVSEGTQTTLGAYYRKWQ; via the coding sequence ATGGAACTCCTATGCCCAGCAGGTAATCTTCCTGCACTAAAAACGGCCATTGATTGTGGCGCTGACGCGGTGTACATCGGCTTTAAAGATGATACCAACGCCCGCCACTTTGCAGGGTTGAACTTCACCGGAAAGAAACTGGAAAAAGCCGTTCAGTACGTTCACGACCACAACAAGAAGATCCATGTTGCTCTCAACACGTTTGCGCATCCAGATGGCTTTGAGCGTTGGACTGATGCGGTCGATCGCGCCGCCGACAACGGAGTAGATGCGCTTATCGTGGCAGACATTGCGGTACTGGATTACGCAGCTCGCAAGCATCCTGATTTAGAACTGCACCTATCCGTTCAAGCATCAGCAACCAATATCGCCGCTATCGACTTCTACAAGAGCAACTTCAATGTTAAGCGCGTCGTCTTGCCACGCGTTCTTTCTATCCATCAGGTAAAACAGCTATCACGCAATATGACGAGTGATGTCGAGTTAGAAGTTTTCGCTTTTGGTAGTTTGTGCATTATGTCTGAGGGGCGCTGTTACCTCTCTTCTTACATGACAGGCGAATCACCAAACACGGTAGGCGCGTGTTCTCCAGCTAAATATGTTCGCTGGCAAGAAACCGCTCAAGGCCTAGAATCGCGCCTAAACGACATTCTTATCGACCGCTACAGCGAAGGTGAAAATGCAGGGTATCCCACATTGTGTAAGGGGCGCTTCACAGCCGACCTAGAGGAGCAGACAAAGGCTTACCATGCGTTGGAAGAGCCTACCAGCTTAAATACTTTGTCAATGCTGCCTGATTTGTTTGCTGCCAACGTCGCCTCAGTCAAAATTGAAGGTCGTCAGCGAAGCCCTGCCTATGTCGAACAGGTGACTCGCACATGGCGTGCTGCCATTGATCGCTATTTAGCCCACCCAGAAAGCTATCAAGTTGAAGCCGCTTGGAATGCGACATTGGCAAACGTATCCGAAGGTACCCAAACCACCTTGGGTGCGTATTATCGCAAATGGCAATAG
- the infB gene encoding translation initiation factor IF-2, with translation MTQITVKALSEEIGTPVDRLIEQLADAGMKKASSDQVSDEEKQKLLTHLKKEHGDTSGETEPTRLTLQRKTRSTLSVNAGGGKSKDVQVEVRKKRTYVKRSTIEDEAKREAEEAAKREAEELAKREAEEQAKREAAEKAQREAEEKAKREADAKREAEEKAKRAQADKAKKDMNAKNAEANTQAKQEADELKRRQEEEAKRKAEQEAAKLVEEARKLAEENEARWTEEEKKKKELENSDYHVTTSSYAREAEDAADRREEGGRRKKKKKASNNDEQARGGRNQRGGKGRNKGKLAKPASMQQGFDKTATVAKADVVIGETIVVSELASKMSVKATEVIKVMMKMGAMATINQVIDQETAQLVAEEMGHKVIIRKENELEEAVLSDRDNNAEAVPRAPVVTIMGHVDHGKTSTLDYIRKAHVASGEAGGITQHIGAYHVETDNGMITFLDTPGHAAFTAMRARGAQATDIVVLVVAADDGVMPQTIEAIQHAKAAGVPLIVAVNKIDKEDANPDNVKNELAQYDVIPEEWGGENMFVHISAKQGTNIDGLLETILLQSEVLELTAVEEGMASGVVVESRLDKGRGPVATVLVQSGTLNKGDIVLCGQEYGRVRAMRDENGKEVTSAGPSIPVEILGLSGVPASGDEATVVRDERKAREVANYRQGKFREVKLARQQKAKLENMFSNMAAGEVAELNVVLKADVQGSVEAISDSLIKLSTDEVKVNIVGSGVGGITETDAVLAAASNAIILGFNVRADATARRTVENENLDLRYYSIIYQLIDEVKQAMGGMLAPEFKQEIIGLAEVRDVFKSPKLGAIAGCMVTEGTIKRNNPIRVLRDNVVIYEGELESLRRFKDDVQEVKNGYECGIGVKNYNDVRVGDQIEVFEIVEVKRTLD, from the coding sequence ATGACACAAATTACTGTTAAGGCACTGAGTGAAGAAATTGGAACTCCAGTGGACCGCTTAATTGAACAACTTGCTGACGCTGGTATGAAGAAAGCGAGTAGTGATCAAGTTTCTGACGAAGAAAAGCAGAAACTTTTGACTCACCTTAAGAAAGAGCACGGTGACACCTCTGGTGAAACTGAGCCTACTCGCTTAACACTACAGCGTAAGACTCGCAGCACATTGAGCGTTAATGCCGGTGGCGGTAAGAGTAAGGATGTTCAAGTAGAAGTGCGTAAAAAGCGCACTTACGTGAAGCGCAGCACTATCGAAGACGAAGCAAAACGTGAGGCTGAGGAAGCAGCCAAACGTGAAGCCGAAGAGCTTGCGAAACGTGAAGCTGAAGAGCAAGCGAAACGTGAAGCTGCAGAGAAAGCACAACGCGAGGCCGAAGAGAAAGCGAAGCGAGAAGCGGACGCAAAACGTGAAGCTGAAGAGAAGGCCAAACGCGCACAAGCTGATAAGGCTAAAAAAGACATGAATGCAAAGAACGCGGAAGCGAACACGCAAGCGAAGCAAGAAGCTGATGAACTAAAACGTCGTCAGGAAGAAGAAGCGAAGCGTAAAGCTGAACAAGAAGCTGCGAAGCTTGTTGAAGAAGCTCGTAAACTAGCTGAAGAGAACGAAGCTCGCTGGACTGAAGAAGAGAAGAAGAAGAAAGAGTTGGAAAACTCTGACTACCATGTAACAACTTCTTCTTACGCTCGTGAAGCTGAAGACGCGGCTGACCGCCGTGAAGAAGGTGGCCGTCGTAAGAAGAAGAAAAAAGCTTCTAACAACGACGAACAAGCTCGCGGTGGCCGTAACCAGCGCGGTGGCAAAGGCCGCAATAAAGGCAAACTGGCTAAGCCTGCTTCAATGCAGCAAGGTTTCGATAAGACAGCGACAGTAGCGAAAGCGGATGTTGTTATCGGTGAAACCATTGTTGTTTCTGAGCTTGCGAGCAAAATGTCTGTTAAAGCTACAGAAGTTATCAAAGTGATGATGAAGATGGGCGCAATGGCGACTATCAACCAAGTGATTGACCAAGAAACAGCACAGCTAGTGGCTGAAGAAATGGGTCACAAGGTTATCATTCGTAAAGAGAACGAACTAGAAGAAGCGGTACTGTCAGATCGTGACAACAACGCTGAAGCAGTTCCTCGTGCTCCTGTTGTAACTATCATGGGTCACGTTGACCATGGTAAAACGTCTACCCTTGACTACATCCGTAAAGCACACGTTGCTTCAGGTGAAGCGGGCGGTATCACGCAGCACATCGGTGCATACCACGTTGAAACAGACAACGGCATGATTACCTTCCTTGATACTCCTGGACACGCGGCGTTTACAGCAATGCGTGCACGTGGTGCTCAAGCGACAGATATCGTTGTTCTAGTGGTAGCAGCGGACGATGGCGTAATGCCACAAACAATCGAAGCGATCCAGCACGCGAAAGCGGCAGGCGTTCCTCTGATTGTTGCTGTGAACAAGATCGATAAAGAAGACGCGAACCCAGATAACGTTAAGAACGAGCTAGCTCAGTACGACGTTATTCCTGAGGAGTGGGGCGGTGAGAACATGTTCGTTCACATCTCTGCGAAACAGGGTACAAACATCGACGGTCTTCTAGAGACTATCCTTCTACAATCTGAAGTTCTAGAACTGACAGCGGTTGAAGAAGGCATGGCGTCTGGTGTTGTTGTTGAATCTCGTCTAGATAAAGGTCGTGGTCCAGTTGCAACAGTACTTGTTCAGTCAGGTACTCTAAACAAAGGCGATATCGTTCTTTGTGGTCAAGAGTACGGCCGTGTTCGTGCGATGCGCGATGAGAACGGTAAAGAAGTGACATCTGCTGGCCCATCAATTCCTGTAGAGATCCTAGGTCTTTCTGGTGTACCAGCATCTGGTGATGAAGCGACAGTGGTACGTGATGAGCGTAAAGCTCGTGAAGTAGCGAACTACCGTCAAGGTAAATTCCGTGAAGTGAAACTGGCTCGTCAGCAGAAAGCGAAACTAGAGAACATGTTCTCTAACATGGCTGCTGGTGAAGTTGCTGAACTAAACGTTGTTCTTAAGGCTGACGTACAGGGCTCTGTGGAAGCAATCTCTGACTCACTAATCAAGCTTTCAACTGATGAAGTGAAAGTGAACATCGTAGGTTCTGGTGTTGGTGGTATTACTGAAACTGATGCCGTACTAGCAGCAGCTTCTAACGCTATCATCCTAGGCTTCAACGTACGTGCTGATGCAACTGCTCGTCGTACTGTTGAAAACGAAAACCTAGACCTTCGTTACTACTCAATCATTTACCAATTGATTGATGAAGTGAAACAAGCAATGGGCGGTATGCTTGCTCCAGAATTCAAGCAAGAGATCATTGGTCTTGCTGAAGTTCGTGACGTA